Sequence from the Gemmatimonas sp. genome:
GCCCACGGGCTCCTGAGCGTGACGCCCAATACCTTGTTGATGTCGCGGATCGAGGTGCGTTCTTTCCGGCTGTTCAGCAACTGGATGGTGTTCGCATTGTACACGTTGATCCAATACGCGAGTTGCTCGTCTCGCGGAAGCGTTGCCACTGATGCCCGACCAAGCTGCGCCAGGTAGGCCGTGAACCGCGCGTCGCGCTGAAAGGCGTTGTAGTCCACCATGCCGTTCGTTACGTAGTCGGCAAGCATGGCGTTCCACGCGCGATGATCGACGACGGACGCCGGTGCACTCGTGACGGCGGCAACCGCCTGCGCGGGTAACACGCGCGGTACGGTGGCGGTGACCAGTGAGAGCAACAATACGCTGATCCATCCGGCGCGCTTCGCCAGCGCCGGCGCATACGACAACGCGAGCAGCAACACGCCGGCGATGGCGACGCGAATGAAGGCCGTCTGACGCGCGCCGTCAGTGCCGGCGAGGAGTGAATCGGCGAAATACGTATACACACTCGTTCCGGGAAGAATGCCGATGGCCGTCGCGGCGACATAGTGCGTGAGGCGCACTCCAGCGAGGCCGGCACCGAAGTTGAGGGCGTTGAACGGGACGACGGGAATCAGTCGCAAGCGCAGCATCGTCAGGAACGCCCCATCACCCAGGATGCGATCAAGTGTGCCGGCGCGAGCGCCAAGCAGCCGCCGTAGCGCATCGCCACCCAAGGCGCGCGCGAGCAGGAAGGCGCCGGTGGCACCGAGTGTCGCCCCAAGCCAGGTCAGAGCGATACCAGCCGCCACGCCGAAGATGGCGCCGCCGGCGAGCGTGAGCGGTAAGGCGGGAAGTCCGATCGTGGTGACCACCACGTAGGCCGCCACGAAGATCGCTGCTGCGAAGGGCACCGCACGCGCATCGCGAATCGTCGTCCCGATCCGCTCCGGACTGATGTAGGAATCGAATCCAAGCGCGCGCGCCAGGTACCACAGTGCAACGAGGATGACACCGAACATCACCAGCCGAATCCATGCCCCGGCTCTCGGGGCAGCTCGTACATCACTCATTGCTCCGCACCGGTCGACGTCAATAGCGACGTGATGATACCCGTCGCAAAAATCAGGGGGATACCATACATCGCCCACGGCCAGGTGTAGCCGCCCGCTTCACCGACCACGAGATAGCAGCCCGTGCCCCACACGACGCCAACCAGCATGCTCGCCCATGCACCAGCGGTGGTGGCCCGCTTCCAATGAAAGCCGGCGAGGAGCGCAAACGACAGTGCTGCTACCGGGATGTTGGCGAGAATAAGCCGGTCGAGAATCTGGTCGACGAGAAAGGTCGCGCCGAGCCAGCTGCTGACGGCGAAGCCGATCAGCAGAAGGCGCTGCGACGACACCGTGGCGAGCTGCGGGCCGCCGAAGTCGGCGGCGATCATGGTGGCCATGGCACTCCATACACCGGCCAGCGTCGTAAGCGCCGCGCCGAACAGCACCGCGTAGGCGAAGCCGCGCAGCCCCACCGGCAACCACACGAGCACCATCGTCGGTACGGCGAGTTGGGCGTCGG
This genomic interval carries:
- a CDS encoding DUF547 domain-containing protein — encoded protein: MSDVRAAPRAGAWIRLVMFGVILVALWYLARALGFDSYISPERIGTTIRDARAVPFAAAIFVAAYVVVTTIGLPALPLTLAGGAIFGVAAGIALTWLGATLGATGAFLLARALGGDALRRLLGARAGTLDRILGDGAFLTMLRLRLIPVVPFNALNFGAGLAGVRLTHYVAATAIGILPGTSVYTYFADSLLAGTDGARQTAFIRVAIAGVLLLALSYAPALAKRAGWISVLLLSLVTATVPRVLPAQAVAAVTSAPASVVDHRAWNAMLADYVTNGMVDYNAFQRDARFTAYLAQLGRASVATLPRDEQLAYWINVYNANTIQLLNSRKERTSIRDINKVLGVTLRSPWAEPIVKADRRTLTLDDVEHEIIRKQFKDPRIHVALVCAAMGCPPLRSEAYEAARLDAQLDDQARQFLAQSAKNRVVVKSGTVYGSPIFTWYREDFGGTLQGVGAFWAKYLPAGPEQELVRSGRFTWVDTEYDWRINLRR